Proteins from one Pseudomonadota bacterium genomic window:
- a CDS encoding type 1 glutamine amidotransferase, whose product MKKTNPVARKFLVFQHNEWEVPGEYVFKSAAKNNVLLDVCRVWEEKIPSLSPYDCLMVLGGGPNVDQEDVYPFLTEEKRVIRQSLAEDRPYLGFCLGHQLLAEAMGAEVGPNHQASIGFITGFVTHNGYNHPVLANLPCCLPIFKWHRYAVQEPLPRHLEILLTSRECQIEAISVVNRPHIVGFQFDNQSAAPNDVAKWLIHDREWLNSLPDPVNPGKVLSAAEKCSQETGCEFELIFDNYLRTIENMA is encoded by the coding sequence GTGAAAAAGACAAACCCCGTGGCCAGAAAATTCCTTGTTTTTCAACATAATGAATGGGAAGTCCCCGGCGAGTATGTGTTCAAAAGCGCGGCAAAGAACAATGTTCTGCTTGACGTCTGCCGGGTATGGGAAGAAAAAATCCCGAGTCTCTCGCCATACGATTGCTTGATGGTGCTGGGCGGCGGCCCGAATGTGGACCAGGAGGATGTTTATCCATTTCTGACAGAAGAAAAAAGGGTCATCCGCCAGTCACTTGCGGAGGACAGGCCGTACCTTGGTTTCTGTCTAGGCCACCAGCTTCTGGCAGAGGCGATGGGGGCCGAGGTCGGACCGAATCACCAGGCAAGCATCGGTTTCATTACCGGCTTTGTGACCCACAACGGCTATAACCACCCGGTGCTGGCGAACCTCCCATGCTGCCTGCCGATTTTCAAATGGCACCGTTATGCGGTACAGGAACCCTTGCCAAGGCATCTTGAGATTCTGCTGACCTCGCGGGAGTGTCAGATTGAAGCGATTTCGGTGGTGAACCGGCCGCACATCGTCGGTTTTCAGTTCGACAACCAGTCGGCGGCGCCAAACGATGTTGCCAAATGGCTGATTCACGACCGCGAGTGGCTGAACTCCCTGCCCGATCCGGTCAACCCGGGAAAAGTGCTGAGCGCGGCCGAAAAATGCTCCCAGGAAACCGGCTGTGAATTTGAACTGATCTTTGACAATTATCTCCGAACAATCGAAAATATGGCGTAA
- the tatA gene encoding twin-arginine translocase TatA/TatE family subunit — MFGLGTPELIVILGIAFLVFGGKKLPEIGAGLGRGISSFKKGLREVEESVPGVKEAAAIKEEVDKVKDLGRIVGK, encoded by the coding sequence ATGTTTGGACTGGGTACCCCTGAGCTGATTGTTATTTTAGGGATTGCGTTTCTGGTGTTCGGCGGGAAAAAACTGCCGGAAATCGGGGCCGGTCTCGGCAGAGGGATCAGCTCTTTCAAGAAAGGGCTGCGTGAAGTCGAGGAGAGTGTTCCCGGAGTCAAGGAAGCCGCAGCTATCAAGGAAGAGGTTGACAAGGTCAAGGACCTCGGCCGGATCGTCGGCAAATAG
- a CDS encoding response regulator, which yields MATILLIDDDDVFRETLSEVLLMNGYEVIEAEDGRGAHLTCRNEDIDLVVTDILMPNQEGIETIIQIRRECPDMKIVAISGGGRNLPADYLYSAVRLGADMSFSKPLDPPRFLQALEGLLA from the coding sequence ATGGCGACCATTCTGCTTATCGATGACGACGACGTCTTCAGGGAAACCCTCAGCGAAGTCCTGTTGATGAACGGCTATGAAGTGATTGAGGCCGAAGACGGACGAGGCGCGCATCTGACCTGCCGGAATGAAGATATCGATCTGGTCGTGACCGATATCCTGATGCCGAACCAGGAGGGGATCGAAACGATCATCCAGATCCGCAGGGAGTGCCCTGATATGAAGATTGTGGCGATTTCCGGGGGAGGCAGAAACCTCCCGGCGGATTACCTGTATTCAGCGGTGCGGCTGGGCGCCGATATGTCTTTCAGTAAACCGCTTGATCCCCCGCGGTTTCTCCAGGCACTCGAAGGTTTACTTGCCTGA
- a CDS encoding P-II family nitrogen regulator yields the protein MKKIEAIIKPFQLDALKEAMHTLGVFGMTVTEVKGFGRQKGHTEIYRGAEYDVDFVPKVKVEIVTNDKMVDKVVEMIISTVNTGKIGDGKIFIIPVDTVCRIRTGERDQDAI from the coding sequence ATGAAAAAAATTGAAGCGATCATCAAGCCATTTCAGCTTGACGCACTCAAAGAAGCAATGCACACCCTAGGTGTCTTCGGCATGACAGTTACTGAAGTAAAGGGATTCGGCAGGCAAAAGGGGCATACCGAAATCTACCGCGGGGCTGAATATGATGTTGATTTCGTCCCCAAGGTAAAAGTCGAGATTGTCACCAATGATAAGATGGTCGACAAGGTGGTTGAAATGATCATCAGCACTGTAAACACCGGCAAAATCGGGGACGGAAAAATCTTCATCATCCCGGTTGATACAGTCTGCAGGATCAGGACCGGCGAAAGAGATCAGGACGCAATCTAG
- a CDS encoding FapA family protein, translating into MKEDPHNKEPEPSEELEFLDILREAFSAGKAGDEKKSGDTVIEPLRPKEKPVPASPEGAAPQPPEKKLHPRVKADPTSGLEILIGEQGMKAVLRGRDAKFFTSQTIIDELTKRKIISGIKLEAIRKVTSLVKTEGTWTGEEVIAEGVAPQSVESISSAIFSLKEGTTIDNPQWLIEGQELPLAGLVDFMAGGRKGVLEIPENLVARAVAVGEVLATIKDGGKSEPGFNIYGDMIEAGGSNLVPGENVKQNVQNGCYEAMIFGYLYISRSRISVLPPIKISRDEMSAYYVNIPQIGEKKIPSPIELNTNLMLMGVKSAFINTKNIGQLCARLEDGREVPSHVKIAAGVQPVDGVDSDFTLAIDIEKKAGAIKEDDTIDLKERNIITSVEEGEFLGEKKPATKGKEGWTILGKKIKSYTGVDSEIYIKGAITRTREPKSIRYYARKGGNFSFKGNTLILSDMFRVDGDVDYKTGNIEVKTGLAVTGSVLAGFSVKAGDNTTIGGTVENDATVLVKGDLKISNGIIGEKTRVVVLGNLQAKFIQDADVTVQGNIIIDSYIFGGKVRSGGTVTVRRSAGSRGGRIVGAKVSATREILCTAVGSESNQNTEVIIQKDPRLLAGLEKVRQEIVYCTENINKMMRTIQITSVNVTAIKELLDQVPPARRELYLQILDNLNKFIKHRKELQEEENAIEVTAADTLQKAAIRVIDKVYLGNTVRIGERGFKAKDDMGSSYFQLLNDKIIH; encoded by the coding sequence GTGAAAGAAGATCCCCACAATAAAGAACCCGAACCATCGGAAGAGCTTGAGTTTCTCGATATCCTCCGGGAAGCTTTTTCCGCGGGCAAGGCGGGAGACGAAAAAAAATCCGGCGACACCGTCATTGAACCCCTGCGGCCTAAAGAAAAGCCGGTGCCCGCTTCACCAGAGGGCGCAGCACCTCAGCCGCCTGAAAAAAAACTTCACCCCAGAGTAAAGGCAGATCCCACCTCCGGTCTTGAGATCCTGATCGGCGAACAGGGCATGAAGGCGGTTCTCCGCGGTCGTGACGCCAAATTCTTCACTTCCCAGACCATCATCGATGAACTGACCAAGCGCAAAATCATCTCCGGCATCAAACTTGAGGCGATCAGGAAGGTGACGAGCCTGGTCAAGACCGAGGGCACCTGGACCGGAGAAGAGGTGATTGCCGAGGGGGTTGCTCCCCAATCGGTGGAGAGTATCAGTTCTGCGATATTTTCCCTGAAAGAGGGGACAACCATCGATAACCCCCAATGGCTGATCGAAGGGCAGGAACTACCGCTGGCCGGGCTGGTGGATTTCATGGCGGGGGGCAGAAAAGGGGTCCTCGAGATTCCGGAAAATCTGGTTGCCCGGGCGGTGGCTGTCGGAGAGGTGCTTGCGACCATTAAAGACGGCGGCAAATCGGAACCGGGGTTCAATATTTATGGAGATATGATCGAGGCCGGCGGCAGTAATCTCGTTCCCGGGGAGAACGTCAAGCAGAACGTGCAGAACGGTTGCTATGAGGCGATGATCTTCGGCTACCTGTATATCTCGAGAAGCAGGATCTCGGTCCTGCCGCCGATCAAGATATCCCGTGATGAGATGTCGGCCTATTACGTCAACATCCCCCAGATCGGGGAGAAGAAAATCCCGTCGCCCATTGAACTGAATACCAACCTGATGCTGATGGGGGTCAAAAGCGCCTTCATCAATACCAAGAACATCGGCCAGCTCTGCGCCCGGCTTGAAGATGGCCGGGAGGTGCCGTCGCATGTGAAAATCGCGGCCGGGGTGCAGCCGGTTGACGGGGTCGATTCAGATTTCACACTTGCGATCGACATCGAAAAGAAGGCCGGTGCGATCAAGGAAGACGACACCATCGACCTGAAGGAAAGGAATATCATCACCAGTGTCGAGGAAGGTGAATTCCTGGGCGAGAAGAAACCTGCAACGAAGGGCAAGGAAGGGTGGACGATCTTGGGGAAAAAGATCAAGTCCTATACCGGTGTGGACTCGGAAATATATATCAAGGGCGCGATCACCCGGACCAGGGAACCGAAATCCATCAGGTATTATGCCCGGAAAGGAGGGAATTTCAGCTTTAAGGGCAACACCCTGATTTTAAGCGATATGTTCCGGGTCGATGGTGATGTTGATTACAAGACCGGCAATATCGAGGTGAAGACCGGACTCGCCGTAACCGGCTCGGTGCTGGCCGGGTTCTCGGTGAAGGCGGGAGACAATACGACCATCGGCGGCACGGTGGAAAATGACGCCACGGTCCTGGTCAAAGGTGATCTGAAGATCAGCAACGGAATCATCGGGGAGAAGACGAGGGTCGTGGTGCTCGGAAACCTGCAGGCGAAGTTCATCCAGGACGCCGATGTGACGGTGCAGGGCAATATCATCATCGACAGTTACATCTTCGGGGGCAAGGTCCGGTCCGGCGGCACGGTGACCGTCAGAAGGTCTGCCGGCAGTCGAGGCGGGCGGATTGTCGGGGCGAAGGTGAGCGCGACCAGGGAGATCTTGTGTACGGCGGTCGGCTCGGAGTCGAACCAGAATACCGAGGTCATCATTCAGAAAGATCCGAGGCTTCTCGCGGGTCTTGAAAAAGTGCGGCAGGAAATTGTCTATTGCACTGAAAATATTAATAAAATGATGAGAACCATCCAGATCACTTCGGTAAATGTGACCGCCATCAAAGAGCTGCTGGACCAAGTGCCCCCTGCCAGGCGCGAACTCTATCTGCAGATCCTCGACAACCTGAACAAATTCATCAAGCACCGCAAGGAACTGCAGGAAGAGGAGAACGCGATCGAAGTCACTGCGGCGGACACCCTGCAGAAAGCGGCCATCCGGGTGATCGACAAAGTCTATCTCGGCAACACCGTCCGGATCGGGGAAAGGGGGTTCAAGGCGAAAGACGATATGGGGTCATCGTATTTCCAGCTGCTCAATGACAAGATCATTCATTGA
- a CDS encoding chemotaxis protein, whose amino-acid sequence MNRKTVATLIEKGEKIVGIATRTNDVEHLEEAKAIIGYAEAYLKSYEKTVALYQEAGLDENSGLQGEFRDTVHKVSEYFKGDDIETLGPRSLLLEVRKHEKDYIMRKDAKYVEKAHKVIDKLSKELEGNSLLRDKVGEIRNGLIAYKQGFDKMVSVDGKIAGAIAEMRDNVHKIEPLVEALHEKAIKGANILAAETSTSAVRMAWLAMTVAIITFVVAIVLAFLLANGIAGPINTTVNGMISGAEQVAAASSQVASASQTLADGSTTAAAALEETSSSMEEMYSMTKGNAENATQADALMKEARKIVGSANSSMGEMTSSMGEISRASEETSKIIKTIDEIAFQTNLLALNAAVEAARAGEAGAGFAVVADEVRNLAMRATEAAKNTAALIEGTINKVNGGTEIVKRTNDSFSEVAESIEKMATLIDEIASASKEQESGFRQINQATTQLDSVTQQNSASAEESAAAAEELSAQSEQMMGLIKNLQAIVHGAGSADSGGHRSVRYSAAAGKSGKAKTKQPVKALTHTPAKPGKKSKPEEIIPMGDDDSFEDF is encoded by the coding sequence ATGAATCGCAAGACTGTTGCCACCTTGATTGAAAAGGGTGAGAAGATAGTTGGAATTGCCACCCGGACTAATGATGTCGAGCATCTTGAAGAGGCTAAAGCGATTATCGGTTACGCAGAGGCTTATCTGAAATCGTATGAAAAAACGGTTGCTCTCTATCAGGAAGCGGGGCTGGACGAGAATTCGGGCTTACAGGGCGAGTTCAGGGATACGGTTCATAAGGTTTCTGAATATTTTAAAGGGGATGATATCGAGACCCTTGGGCCGAGATCGCTCCTGCTTGAAGTCCGCAAGCATGAAAAAGATTATATAATGCGGAAAGATGCGAAATATGTCGAAAAGGCTCACAAGGTAATCGATAAACTTTCTAAAGAGCTGGAAGGAAACTCCCTTCTCAGAGACAAGGTTGGTGAGATCCGGAACGGATTAATCGCCTACAAGCAAGGTTTTGACAAGATGGTTTCGGTGGACGGGAAGATCGCCGGGGCGATAGCTGAGATGCGGGATAATGTGCATAAGATCGAACCGTTGGTGGAAGCGCTTCACGAAAAGGCGATTAAGGGAGCCAATATCCTTGCAGCTGAAACAAGCACCAGCGCTGTTCGCATGGCGTGGCTTGCCATGACGGTGGCCATCATAACCTTTGTGGTGGCAATAGTGCTGGCCTTTCTGCTGGCCAACGGCATCGCCGGGCCGATCAACACTACGGTAAACGGGATGATCTCCGGGGCCGAGCAGGTGGCGGCGGCTTCTTCCCAGGTCGCCTCCGCGAGCCAGACCCTGGCCGACGGCTCGACCACCGCGGCGGCGGCCCTTGAGGAGACCTCTTCCTCGATGGAGGAGATGTATTCGATGACCAAGGGCAATGCCGAGAACGCGACCCAGGCCGATGCGCTGATGAAGGAGGCGCGGAAAATTGTTGGTTCGGCCAATTCCTCGATGGGCGAGATGACTTCTTCCATGGGCGAGATTTCCAGGGCCAGCGAAGAGACCTCAAAGATCATCAAGACCATCGACGAGATCGCCTTCCAGACCAATCTGCTGGCCTTGAATGCCGCAGTCGAAGCGGCCCGGGCCGGTGAAGCGGGTGCGGGGTTTGCGGTGGTGGCCGACGAGGTCAGAAACCTTGCCATGCGGGCGACCGAGGCGGCCAAGAATACGGCGGCGCTTATTGAAGGGACCATCAACAAGGTCAACGGCGGCACCGAAATTGTAAAACGGACCAATGATTCCTTCTCGGAGGTCGCCGAGAGTATCGAAAAGATGGCGACCCTGATCGATGAGATCGCCTCGGCCTCGAAGGAGCAGGAGTCGGGCTTCCGGCAGATCAATCAGGCCACCACCCAGCTCGATTCGGTGACCCAGCAGAACTCGGCCAGCGCCGAGGAGTCGGCGGCGGCCGCAGAGGAGCTCTCCGCCCAGTCTGAGCAGATGATGGGGTTGATCAAAAACCTGCAGGCAATTGTCCATGGCGCGGGGTCCGCCGATTCCGGAGGGCACAGGAGTGTTCGATACTCCGCCGCTGCCGGAAAAAGCGGGAAAGCGAAAACGAAGCAGCCGGTCAAGGCGCTCACTCATACTCCGGCAAAACCCGGGAAAAAGAGCAAACCGGAAGAGATCATCCCGATGGGTGATGATGACTCTTTCGAAGATTTCTGA
- the tatA gene encoding twin-arginine translocase TatA/TatE family subunit, producing MFGLGMPELIVILVIIVIIFGAGKLPEIGSGIGKGIKNFKEATKKEEEKEKIEEKKDDNSSDA from the coding sequence ATGTTTGGACTTGGCATGCCGGAACTGATCGTGATTCTGGTGATCATCGTCATTATTTTCGGGGCCGGAAAGTTGCCTGAGATCGGCTCCGGGATAGGAAAGGGAATCAAGAATTTCAAGGAAGCCACCAAAAAAGAAGAGGAAAAGGAAAAGATCGAAGAGAAAAAAGACGACAACTCTTCCGATGCCTGA
- a CDS encoding response regulator, protein MNYQPEDKSILLVDDDPSVLEIIGRSLRALNYTNLLSVSNGDDAIKLINLENFDLIITDLIMDNVDGFDVLKKAKAKDPFMGVVIITGHGGLVHSAVEALRLGADDYLLKPWETEEMVIRIQNVLEKLDALRKIKLYEEFLPICCSCHMIRDDDGVANGTGSWLRVDEFLTKKTTAKLTHAYCPKCAEKMRKESGII, encoded by the coding sequence ATGAACTATCAACCTGAGGACAAATCCATCCTCCTTGTCGACGATGACCCATCGGTCCTTGAGATCATCGGCAGGAGCCTGAGAGCGCTGAACTACACCAATCTTCTTTCGGTGTCGAACGGCGACGACGCCATCAAACTGATCAACCTGGAAAATTTCGACCTGATCATCACCGACCTGATCATGGATAATGTCGATGGTTTTGATGTGCTGAAAAAAGCCAAGGCCAAAGATCCGTTCATGGGGGTTGTTATCATCACCGGCCATGGCGGTCTGGTCCATTCCGCGGTGGAGGCATTACGACTCGGGGCGGACGACTACCTGCTCAAGCCCTGGGAAACGGAAGAAATGGTCATCCGGATCCAGAATGTCCTTGAAAAACTCGATGCCCTGCGAAAGATCAAACTCTATGAGGAGTTCCTGCCCATCTGCTGCAGCTGCCATATGATCCGCGACGACGATGGCGTTGCCAACGGAACGGGTTCCTGGCTCAGGGTCGATGAGTTTCTGACGAAAAAAACCACCGCCAAGCTGACCCATGCCTATTGCCCGAAATGCGCCGAAAAAATGAGGAAGGAATCGGGGATCATCTAA
- a CDS encoding purine-nucleoside phosphorylase has product MDDFAGYRERVDEGVRFLEGRLPFVPEYAIVLGTGLGSITGMIEEAQIIPYEDIPGFPGSTVVGHAGNLVCGKMVGVPVVALQGRHHYYEGYSTRELTIPIRVLSLLGIKNLVITNAAGGLRDDLCPGSIMVVKDHINLIGDNPLRGPNVDGWGERFPDMSKAYDEKLAKRCLDAAAELGMKNTCTGIYCAVPGPSLETPAETRYLKTLGVDAVGMSTVPEVIVARHAQMKVLALSVIANVNDPDNFQPIMVAEILEKMAAASSDVGRLLQRVVAG; this is encoded by the coding sequence ATGGATGATTTTGCCGGATACCGGGAGAGGGTTGATGAGGGGGTGCGGTTTCTCGAAGGCCGGCTTCCGTTTGTTCCGGAATACGCGATTGTTCTCGGGACCGGGCTTGGCTCGATAACCGGGATGATTGAAGAGGCGCAAATCATCCCCTATGAGGATATCCCGGGCTTTCCGGGATCCACGGTCGTCGGACATGCCGGAAACCTTGTCTGCGGGAAGATGGTCGGGGTCCCGGTGGTGGCCCTTCAGGGCAGGCACCATTACTATGAAGGGTATTCGACCAGGGAACTGACTATCCCGATAAGGGTTCTATCGCTACTCGGGATTAAAAACCTTGTCATCACCAATGCCGCCGGGGGATTGAGAGACGATCTATGCCCCGGAAGCATCATGGTTGTCAAGGACCATATCAATCTGATCGGCGACAACCCCTTGCGCGGCCCCAATGTCGATGGCTGGGGGGAGCGGTTTCCCGACATGTCGAAAGCCTATGACGAAAAGCTCGCAAAACGATGCCTGGACGCGGCGGCGGAGCTCGGGATGAAAAATACCTGTACCGGCATCTATTGTGCTGTGCCGGGGCCGAGTCTTGAAACCCCGGCCGAGACCCGATATCTCAAGACGCTTGGCGTTGATGCGGTCGGGATGTCGACGGTGCCCGAGGTGATCGTCGCTCGCCACGCGCAAATGAAGGTGCTGGCGCTTTCAGTCATTGCAAACGTCAATGACCCGGACAATTTTCAGCCGATCATGGTGGCTGAGATTCTTGAAAAGATGGCGGCGGCATCATCTGACGTGGGGCGGCTGTTGCAGAGGGTTGTGGCCGGTTGA
- a CDS encoding mechanosensitive ion channel, with product MDFNQLLDNIKSFQENPLLKPLIIVIVYAVLAKIADLVIDRIFRKIAGRTSFSSDDKLIDLLHAPACFTIFLVGILHALSVARLNAPWQTVLPAATKSLLLFVFLLALARFFNWLTELNITRDLKTDKLGKDFSLLLKNLIRVVVLVAGLLWLLAIWQIDLTPLFASAGIAGIAIALAAKDTLANFFGGLSIFMDKTFKLGEYIILESGERGEVVEIGIRSTRIKTRDDVLITIPNSILANSKIINESAPIPRFRIRVPVGVAYGSDLDQVQEVLLQVAANNPNVALEPEARVRLRAFADSSVNFELLCWVDDPRLKGLETHNLLTAIYKAFGANNISIPFPQRDVHLISS from the coding sequence ATGGATTTCAACCAGTTGCTGGACAACATCAAATCATTTCAGGAAAACCCGCTGCTCAAACCGCTGATCATCGTTATCGTTTATGCCGTTCTGGCCAAGATCGCCGATCTGGTGATCGACCGGATATTCAGGAAAATCGCCGGCCGGACCAGCTTCAGCTCCGATGACAAACTGATTGATCTGCTGCATGCCCCCGCCTGTTTTACCATATTTCTGGTCGGAATCCTTCACGCCCTGTCGGTGGCCCGGCTGAACGCACCCTGGCAGACAGTTCTGCCCGCCGCAACCAAGAGCCTGCTGCTCTTCGTCTTCCTGCTCGCCCTGGCCCGTTTTTTCAACTGGCTGACCGAGCTCAATATCACCAGAGATCTGAAAACCGACAAGCTGGGCAAGGATTTCTCCCTGCTCCTGAAAAATCTGATCCGGGTGGTGGTGCTGGTTGCAGGGCTCCTCTGGCTGCTCGCGATCTGGCAGATCGACCTCACCCCGCTCTTCGCCTCGGCCGGGATTGCCGGGATCGCCATTGCTCTGGCCGCCAAAGACACCCTGGCGAATTTTTTCGGGGGGCTCTCCATCTTTATGGACAAGACCTTCAAGCTTGGCGAATACATTATCCTTGAGAGCGGGGAAAGGGGCGAGGTGGTTGAAATCGGCATCCGCTCAACCAGAATCAAGACCAGGGACGACGTGCTGATCACGATTCCCAATTCAATCCTGGCCAATTCGAAGATCATCAACGAGAGTGCGCCGATCCCGAGATTCCGGATCCGGGTGCCGGTGGGGGTCGCCTACGGCAGCGATCTCGACCAGGTTCAGGAGGTGCTGCTTCAAGTTGCCGCGAATAATCCCAATGTGGCCCTGGAACCTGAAGCGCGGGTCAGGCTGCGCGCCTTCGCTGATTCGTCGGTGAATTTTGAACTTCTCTGCTGGGTGGATGATCCGAGACTCAAGGGGCTTGAAACCCACAATCTGCTTACCGCCATCTACAAGGCCTTTGGTGCGAACAATATCAGCATTCCGTTCCCGCAGCGGGATGTGCATCTGATAAGCTCATAA
- a CDS encoding ammonium transporter: MKRTLLKRALFLSVLLLPVLAGAADEAPPTITSNAEAIKGVQTHLDYVWTLVAAALVFFMQAGFAMVESGFTRAKSAVNIMMKNLMDFSMGSLFFWAIGFGIMFGTTKTGWFGTTGFFLSDFKVGGDPWVLAFWMFQCVFAATAATIVSGAMAERTKFTGYLIYSAALCAFIYPVYGSWAWGSLLNGNGWLEGLGFIDFAGSTVVHSIGGWAALAGAIVLGPRLGRYSKSGKVVAIPGHNIPIAALGVFILWLGWFGFNPGSTTAGNKDIAMIFVNTNLAAAAGAAAAMFTSWFRFGKPEIGMSLNGALAGLVGITAGCANVTPGSSIIIGLIAGILVVFSVLFFDKIKVDDPVGAVSVHGVCGAWGTLAAGLFNIEGVTAKIVTTQLIGVGSAFVWSFGVAFILFKLINATVGLRVSEEEEMMGVDIAEHGGHAYNDFQITK, encoded by the coding sequence ATGAAACGCACATTACTTAAAAGAGCCCTGTTTCTATCGGTGCTGCTGCTGCCGGTCCTGGCTGGCGCAGCTGACGAAGCACCGCCGACAATCACCTCAAACGCCGAAGCGATTAAAGGCGTGCAGACCCATCTGGATTACGTCTGGACTCTGGTCGCCGCCGCCCTTGTTTTTTTCATGCAGGCCGGATTTGCGATGGTTGAAAGCGGCTTCACCAGAGCCAAGAGCGCCGTCAATATCATGATGAAGAACCTGATGGATTTTTCCATGGGCTCCCTCTTTTTCTGGGCCATCGGCTTCGGCATCATGTTCGGCACCACCAAAACCGGCTGGTTCGGCACAACCGGCTTCTTCCTCTCCGACTTCAAGGTCGGCGGCGACCCGTGGGTCCTTGCTTTCTGGATGTTCCAGTGTGTATTCGCCGCCACTGCCGCGACCATCGTTTCAGGAGCAATGGCTGAAAGGACCAAGTTCACCGGCTATCTTATCTACAGCGCCGCCCTCTGCGCCTTTATCTATCCGGTTTACGGCAGCTGGGCCTGGGGCAGCCTGTTAAACGGCAACGGCTGGCTTGAAGGCCTTGGATTTATTGACTTTGCCGGTTCAACGGTTGTTCATTCGATCGGCGGCTGGGCAGCTCTTGCCGGGGCCATTGTTCTCGGACCGAGACTTGGCAGGTATTCAAAATCAGGCAAGGTCGTGGCCATTCCCGGTCACAACATCCCGATTGCCGCCCTGGGCGTATTTATCCTCTGGCTCGGCTGGTTCGGCTTCAATCCCGGCTCGACCACTGCCGGGAACAAGGATATCGCAATGATTTTCGTCAACACCAATCTCGCCGCCGCGGCGGGTGCTGCAGCCGCAATGTTTACTTCCTGGTTCAGGTTCGGCAAACCTGAGATCGGCATGAGTTTGAACGGTGCGCTTGCCGGCCTGGTCGGCATTACCGCCGGCTGTGCAAATGTCACTCCCGGCAGCTCAATCATCATTGGTCTGATTGCCGGGATCCTGGTTGTCTTTTCGGTCCTGTTCTTTGACAAGATCAAAGTCGATGATCCGGTCGGCGCGGTATCAGTCCATGGGGTCTGCGGCGCGTGGGGCACCCTGGCCGCCGGGCTCTTCAACATCGAAGGGGTAACGGCAAAGATCGTCACCACTCAGCTGATCGGTGTCGGTTCAGCCTTTGTCTGGTCCTTCGGGGTTGCCTTTATCCTCTTCAAACTGATCAACGCCACAGTCGGTCTTCGGGTCAGCGAAGAAGAAGAGATGATGGGTGTGGACATCGCCGAGCACGGCGGACATGCATACAACGATTTCCAGATAACCAAGTAG